The proteins below come from a single Caulobacter segnis ATCC 21756 genomic window:
- the galA gene encoding beta-galactosidase GalA, translating to MAQINRRQALAAAGGAALLANASRAAAAVASPVPAVDLGPRERSSLDFGWRFALGHASDPAKDFGFGANQRTYAKAGASAPNWWVAAAAQADFDDSAWKPVTLPHDWAVELPFANNLDYKPSGKPDDEDLRAAHGYKALGREFPENSVGWYRKSFALPAGDAGKRLSIEFDGAFRDALVMVNGYILEREDSGYSPFRVDITDIANIGGDNLVTVRVDASLGEGWFYEGAGLYRHVWLVKTAPVHVPQWGVFVRAKVDGTVQIDTDLINESDAAQAFEVSHAVLDAAGKPVLAVAPAAGRLPAWERQSLSQTVTLADPVLWSLENPHLYTLVTETKVGGAVVDRFVTRFGVRSIRFDGQRGFFLNDKPVKLKGSCNHQDHAGVGAAIPDALQVWRLEQLKSMGSNAYRAAHNPPTPELLEACDRLGILVIDETRRMSSDPTSMDELERLVRRDRNHPSVILWSIGNEEPQQATARGVKVATTMKRLVNRLDPTRLVTAAMDNGFGEGISAVIDVQGFNYRHEKMDDFHARFPNVPIIGSESASVVTTRGEYVRDEAKSYVPAYDTDHPWWATTAEKWWSHAADRPWMAGGFIWTGFDYRGEPTPFNRWPSISSHFGAFDTCGFPKDNYYYYRAWWRSEPLLHLLPHWNWEGREGQPIAVWAHSNCDKVELFLNGKSQGVRDVKANHHVEWSVPYAPGVLEAHGYKNGKVILRERRETAGPAAALRLTADRVRLAADGQDVAVLKVEVLDAKGRPVPRAEDLVRFELSGPIDLIGVGNGNPTSHEADVALQRKAFNGLAQGIVRTRQNQSGRGRVVVSAPGLKSAALDLTAG from the coding sequence ATGGCTCAGATCAACCGACGCCAGGCTCTGGCCGCCGCCGGGGGCGCCGCCCTTCTGGCCAATGCTTCGCGCGCCGCCGCGGCGGTCGCATCGCCCGTGCCCGCTGTCGACCTTGGCCCGCGGGAGCGTTCGTCGCTCGATTTCGGCTGGCGCTTCGCGTTGGGGCACGCCTCTGACCCGGCCAAGGATTTCGGCTTCGGCGCCAACCAGCGCACCTACGCCAAGGCCGGCGCCAGCGCGCCCAACTGGTGGGTGGCGGCCGCCGCGCAGGCCGACTTCGACGACAGCGCCTGGAAGCCGGTGACGCTGCCGCACGACTGGGCCGTCGAGCTGCCGTTCGCCAACAACCTCGACTACAAGCCCTCGGGCAAGCCGGACGACGAGGACCTGCGCGCCGCCCACGGCTACAAGGCGCTGGGCCGCGAGTTCCCCGAGAACAGCGTCGGCTGGTACCGCAAGAGCTTCGCCCTGCCGGCAGGCGACGCCGGCAAGCGCCTGTCGATCGAGTTCGACGGCGCCTTCCGCGACGCCCTGGTGATGGTCAACGGCTACATCCTCGAGCGCGAGGACAGCGGTTACTCGCCGTTCCGCGTCGACATCACCGACATCGCCAACATCGGCGGCGACAACCTGGTCACGGTCCGCGTCGACGCCAGCCTGGGCGAGGGCTGGTTCTATGAAGGGGCGGGGCTCTACCGCCACGTCTGGCTGGTCAAGACCGCGCCGGTGCACGTGCCGCAGTGGGGCGTCTTCGTCCGCGCCAAGGTCGACGGCACGGTCCAGATCGACACCGACCTGATCAACGAGTCCGACGCGGCCCAGGCCTTCGAGGTTTCGCACGCGGTGTTGGACGCCGCCGGCAAGCCCGTCCTGGCCGTCGCCCCCGCCGCCGGCCGCCTGCCGGCCTGGGAGCGCCAGAGCCTGTCCCAGACCGTCACCCTGGCCGATCCGGTGCTGTGGAGCCTCGAGAACCCGCACCTCTATACCCTGGTCACCGAGACCAAGGTCGGCGGCGCCGTCGTGGACCGCTTCGTCACGCGCTTCGGGGTCCGCTCGATCCGCTTCGACGGCCAGCGGGGCTTCTTCCTGAACGACAAGCCGGTGAAGCTGAAGGGCAGCTGCAACCACCAGGATCACGCCGGCGTCGGCGCGGCGATCCCGGACGCCCTGCAGGTCTGGCGCCTGGAACAGCTGAAGTCGATGGGCAGCAACGCCTATCGCGCCGCCCACAATCCGCCGACGCCGGAGCTGCTGGAGGCCTGCGACCGCCTGGGGATCCTCGTGATCGACGAGACCCGCCGGATGTCCAGCGATCCGACCTCGATGGACGAGCTGGAGCGGCTGGTGCGCCGAGACCGCAACCACCCTTCGGTGATCCTGTGGTCGATCGGCAACGAGGAGCCGCAGCAGGCCACCGCGCGCGGCGTCAAGGTCGCCACGACGATGAAGCGCCTGGTCAATCGGCTCGACCCGACCCGCCTGGTCACCGCCGCCATGGACAACGGCTTCGGCGAGGGCATCAGCGCCGTCATCGACGTGCAGGGCTTCAATTACCGTCACGAGAAGATGGACGACTTCCACGCCCGCTTCCCGAACGTGCCGATCATCGGCAGCGAGAGCGCCAGCGTGGTGACGACGCGGGGCGAGTATGTCCGAGACGAGGCCAAGTCCTATGTCCCGGCCTACGACACCGACCACCCCTGGTGGGCGACGACCGCCGAGAAGTGGTGGAGCCACGCGGCCGACCGGCCGTGGATGGCGGGCGGCTTCATCTGGACCGGCTTCGACTATCGCGGCGAGCCGACGCCGTTCAACCGCTGGCCCAGCATCAGCTCGCACTTCGGGGCGTTCGACACCTGCGGCTTCCCGAAGGACAACTACTATTACTACCGCGCCTGGTGGCGGTCCGAGCCGCTGCTGCACCTGCTGCCGCACTGGAACTGGGAAGGCCGCGAGGGTCAGCCGATCGCGGTCTGGGCGCACAGCAACTGCGACAAGGTCGAGCTGTTCCTCAACGGCAAGAGCCAGGGCGTCCGCGATGTGAAGGCCAACCATCACGTCGAGTGGTCCGTGCCTTACGCGCCGGGCGTGCTGGAGGCTCATGGCTACAAGAACGGCAAGGTGATCCTGCGCGAGCGCCGCGAGACCGCCGGCCCCGCCGCCGCTCTGCGCCTGACGGCCGACCGCGTCCGCCTCGCCGCCGACGGCCAGGACGTGGCGGTGCTGAAGGTCGAGGTGCTGGACGCCAAGGGCCGCCCTGTTCCGCGCGCCGAAGACCTGGTCCGCTTCGAGCTTTCGGGCCCGATCGACCTGATTGGCGTCGGTAATGGAAACCCAACGAGCCACGAAGCGGACGTCGCGCTTCAGCGCAAGGCGTTCAACGGCCTGGCCCAGGGTATCGTCCGCACCCGGCAGAATCAGTCGGGGCGGGGCAGGGTGGTCGTCAGCGCGCCTGGCCTGAAGAGTGCTGCCCTCGACCTGACGGCCGGCTGA
- a CDS encoding TonB-dependent receptor translates to MTRHSTLFAAASGFAMLMATGAHAQTAPSTDAAQVEEVVVTGVRKSLRDALAVKQGSDKVVEAISAKDIGVLPDVTIAESIARLPGVNATRDRGNDSQAVVRGLGARLVLGTINGREVASSEPDRNVRWEIYPSEVVSGVEVYKSQSADLIAGGVAATININTIAPLDYRGPEFVVRGGPVFYDGGKDIPNYGTTGYRGSGSWVRKINDDLAVVLGVTAQRQKNGYGSFTGWGYNDSNARPPAGASDYSSDLNRDGKLDATPWGAQMSASRIDQKRTGVSGGLQYKPTDNFELKADALYSKIKITEVQDQTVWGANNWGNWNTGTDNIGWNDGVYNAPGASYTLINNTVVAGRLPFSSVQTVLAKYSEDKDLFAGGLNGKWTGDQWTVAGDVSYSKAKRTNSWKAVRFEAWPAWTTFDWRAGKTPTISTSEESIKLSQTADLAGSYDGPEHLNDELKAAALDFTRDFGGGALKSVQFGVRASDRIKSHSSFSFAPTATGATIPTSLLTAYTLGDGANVPAMLTGDIDKIAAVAYGANAFDVSKATEELAERWTVQEKVYEGYGKLNFAADGPAGAWVTGNIGARIVHTQTDSEGLRQDTASAFVPAMVGNDYTDFLPSANAKLDFGGGKIVRLGLAKVIARPPLDELRASRSLSNWSPWTGSAGNPNLKPFEATQFDASAEYYFRPEALVAVSYYYKDVDSYIGWKQTPVVFGGQTYTVASPANGGSGHIQGVELTFQTPFFFLPGPLSKFGIYSNYAYVESNLKEFSPANNPLRMTGLAKNTATVDLWYADGPIEARLGWKYHSPMTVIYGWNGSDLQTLESEKTLDFSSSYKISENVSVRLQVNNLTNETLRMYRDNDPNRIGRYDSYGRRYLMDVTLKF, encoded by the coding sequence ATGACTCGTCATTCCACGCTCTTCGCCGCCGCCAGCGGCTTCGCCATGCTGATGGCCACCGGCGCCCACGCCCAAACCGCTCCGTCGACCGACGCCGCTCAGGTTGAGGAGGTCGTCGTCACCGGCGTTCGCAAGAGCCTGCGCGACGCCCTGGCCGTGAAGCAGGGCTCCGACAAGGTCGTCGAAGCCATCTCGGCCAAGGACATCGGCGTCCTGCCCGACGTGACCATCGCCGAGTCCATCGCGCGCCTGCCGGGCGTCAACGCCACGCGCGACCGCGGCAACGACAGCCAGGCCGTCGTCCGCGGCCTGGGCGCGCGCCTGGTGCTGGGCACCATCAACGGCCGCGAAGTCGCCTCGTCCGAGCCCGACCGCAACGTTCGCTGGGAAATCTATCCTTCCGAAGTCGTCTCGGGCGTTGAGGTCTACAAGTCGCAATCGGCCGACCTGATCGCCGGCGGCGTCGCCGCGACGATCAACATCAACACGATCGCGCCGCTGGACTATCGCGGTCCGGAGTTCGTCGTGCGCGGCGGCCCCGTCTTCTACGACGGCGGCAAGGACATCCCGAACTACGGCACCACCGGCTATCGCGGTTCGGGTTCGTGGGTCCGCAAGATCAACGACGACCTCGCCGTCGTGCTGGGCGTCACCGCCCAGCGCCAGAAGAACGGCTACGGCTCGTTCACGGGCTGGGGCTACAACGACTCCAACGCTCGTCCGCCGGCCGGCGCCAGCGACTACTCGAGCGACCTGAACCGCGACGGCAAGCTCGACGCCACGCCGTGGGGCGCTCAGATGTCGGCCAGCCGCATCGACCAGAAGCGCACCGGGGTCTCGGGCGGCCTGCAGTACAAGCCGACCGACAATTTCGAACTGAAGGCCGACGCCCTCTATTCGAAGATCAAGATCACCGAGGTCCAGGACCAGACCGTCTGGGGCGCCAACAACTGGGGCAACTGGAACACCGGCACGGACAACATCGGCTGGAACGACGGGGTGTATAACGCTCCGGGCGCCTCCTACACGCTGATCAACAACACCGTGGTCGCCGGTCGTCTGCCGTTCAGCTCGGTCCAGACCGTGCTGGCCAAGTACAGCGAGGACAAGGATCTGTTCGCTGGCGGCCTGAACGGCAAGTGGACGGGTGATCAATGGACCGTCGCCGGCGACGTGTCCTACTCCAAGGCCAAGCGCACCAACAGCTGGAAGGCCGTCCGTTTCGAGGCCTGGCCGGCTTGGACGACCTTCGACTGGCGCGCGGGCAAGACCCCGACCATCAGCACCAGCGAAGAGAGCATCAAGCTCAGCCAGACGGCCGATCTCGCCGGTTCGTATGACGGTCCCGAGCACCTGAACGACGAACTGAAGGCCGCCGCGCTGGACTTCACCCGCGACTTCGGCGGCGGCGCGCTCAAGAGCGTGCAGTTCGGGGTTCGCGCCTCGGACCGCATCAAGAGCCACAGCAGCTTCAGCTTCGCCCCGACCGCCACCGGCGCGACGATCCCGACCAGCCTGCTGACCGCCTACACGCTCGGCGACGGCGCCAACGTGCCGGCCATGCTGACCGGGGACATCGACAAGATCGCGGCCGTCGCCTACGGCGCGAACGCCTTCGACGTCTCCAAGGCGACCGAGGAACTGGCCGAGCGCTGGACCGTCCAGGAGAAGGTCTACGAAGGCTACGGCAAGCTGAACTTCGCCGCCGACGGTCCGGCCGGCGCGTGGGTCACCGGCAATATCGGCGCCCGTATCGTCCACACCCAGACCGATAGCGAAGGTCTGCGGCAAGACACCGCCAGCGCCTTCGTGCCCGCCATGGTGGGCAACGACTACACCGACTTCCTGCCCTCGGCGAACGCCAAGCTGGACTTCGGCGGCGGCAAGATCGTGCGCCTGGGCCTGGCCAAGGTCATCGCGCGTCCGCCGCTGGACGAACTGCGCGCCAGCCGCAGCTTGTCGAACTGGTCGCCGTGGACCGGCAGCGCCGGCAACCCGAACCTGAAGCCGTTCGAAGCGACCCAGTTCGACGCCTCGGCCGAATACTACTTCCGTCCCGAAGCCCTGGTGGCGGTGTCCTACTACTACAAGGACGTCGACTCCTACATCGGCTGGAAGCAGACCCCGGTCGTGTTCGGCGGCCAGACCTACACGGTCGCCAGCCCGGCGAACGGCGGCAGCGGCCACATCCAGGGCGTCGAGCTGACCTTCCAGACGCCGTTCTTCTTCCTGCCGGGTCCGCTCAGCAAGTTCGGGATCTACTCGAACTACGCCTATGTGGAATCGAACCTGAAGGAGTTCTCGCCGGCCAACAATCCGCTGCGGATGACGGGCCTGGCCAAGAACACCGCCACGGTCGACCTGTGGTACGCCGACGGTCCGATCGAGGCGCGCCTGGGTTGGAAGTACCACTCGCCGATGACGGTCATCTATGGCTGGAACGGTTCGGATCTGCAGACGCTGGAAAGCGAGAAGACCCTCGACTTCAGCTCGTCCTACAAGATCAGCGAGAACGTCAGCGTCCGCCTGCAGGTCAACAACCTGACCAACGAGACGCTGCGCATGTACCGCGACAACGACCCGAACCGCATCGGTCGCTACGACTCCTATGGCCGTCGCTACCTGATGGACGTGACGCTGAAGTTCTAG